From Gemmatimonadaceae bacterium, one genomic window encodes:
- the ruvC gene encoding crossover junction endodeoxyribonuclease RuvC: MIVLGIDPGTAVTGYGVVRRDQGSPSLMECGIIRTRPKDPLPDRLCAIHDGIAELIARHKPDSLAIEDVFYARNVRTTIVLGHARGVVLLCGAKAGLEISEYTPAEIKKAVCGTGGATKEQVQFMVGSLLRLKSPPRPADAADGVAAALAHALSAVTGRKLAAAAIIQRETDTLGALAAALGR; this comes from the coding sequence GTGATAGTCCTCGGGATCGATCCCGGAACGGCGGTCACCGGGTACGGCGTCGTGCGCCGGGACCAGGGCTCACCGTCGCTCATGGAGTGCGGGATCATCAGGACGCGCCCGAAGGATCCCCTGCCCGACCGGCTGTGCGCAATCCACGACGGAATCGCCGAGCTCATCGCGCGGCACAAGCCGGATTCGCTGGCGATCGAAGACGTCTTTTACGCGCGCAACGTGCGCACCACGATCGTGCTCGGCCACGCCCGCGGCGTCGTGCTGCTGTGCGGCGCCAAGGCCGGACTCGAGATCTCCGAGTACACCCCCGCCGAGATCAAGAAGGCGGTGTGCGGCACCGGCGGCGCGACCAAGGAGCAGGTGCAGTTCATGGTGGGCAGCCTGCTGCGCCTGAAGTCTCCGCCGCGCCCCGCCGACGCCGCCGATGGTGTAGCCGCCGCGCTCGCGCACGCGCTCAGCGCCGTCACCGGCCGCAAGCTCGCCGCCGCGGCGATCATCCAGCGCGAGACGGACACGCTCGGCGCGCTGGCCGCCGCGCTCGGCAGATGA
- the queA gene encoding tRNA preQ1(34) S-adenosylmethionine ribosyltransferase-isomerase QueA, producing the protein MPAGSRTADYDFDLPPELIAQTPAERRDESRMLVLDRAAGTIAHRKFTDLPEYLSAGDALVLNSSKVIRARLLGTRDSGAPAEVMLIKPLGDGRYEAMVHPGGKLRPGRRVTVSPELQVQIQEMTDRRTRIVQLHTELPFAEAIERFGHIPLPPYIRRADESADARRYQTVYAREPGSVAAPTAGLHFTEQVLENIRKRGVSIAKVVLHVGAGTFKPVEVEDPAEHMMHEEWFKIPAATADILNATRARGARIIAVGTTSVRTLEAGIRSDGRFEAATGETTIFMRPGFQFKAVDGMLTNFHLPRSTLLMLVAAFTGYDLIMKAYENAIAERYRFYSYGDAMLIV; encoded by the coding sequence ATGCCGGCCGGCAGCCGGACGGCGGACTACGACTTCGATCTCCCGCCCGAGCTCATAGCGCAGACGCCCGCCGAGCGGCGCGACGAGAGCAGGATGCTGGTTCTGGACCGCGCCGCGGGAACGATCGCGCATCGCAAATTCACCGACCTGCCGGAGTATCTGTCGGCTGGCGACGCGCTCGTGCTCAACAGCAGCAAGGTCATCCGCGCGCGACTGCTCGGCACTCGCGACAGCGGTGCGCCAGCCGAAGTAATGCTGATCAAGCCGCTCGGCGACGGGCGGTACGAGGCGATGGTGCACCCCGGCGGGAAGCTGAGACCGGGACGAAGAGTTACCGTCTCGCCGGAGCTGCAAGTCCAGATCCAGGAGATGACCGACCGCCGGACCCGGATCGTGCAGCTGCACACCGAGCTTCCGTTCGCCGAAGCGATCGAGCGGTTCGGCCACATTCCGTTGCCGCCGTACATCCGCCGCGCCGACGAGAGCGCCGACGCGAGGCGGTATCAAACCGTGTATGCGCGGGAGCCCGGGTCGGTTGCCGCGCCGACCGCCGGGCTTCATTTCACCGAGCAGGTGCTCGAGAACATCCGGAAGCGCGGTGTCAGTATCGCGAAGGTTGTGTTGCACGTCGGCGCGGGGACGTTCAAGCCTGTCGAAGTCGAGGACCCAGCCGAGCACATGATGCACGAGGAATGGTTCAAGATACCCGCAGCGACCGCCGACATCCTGAACGCGACCCGTGCTCGTGGCGCTAGGATCATCGCAGTTGGTACGACGTCCGTGCGAACGCTCGAAGCCGGCATCCGGTCCGACGGCAGGTTCGAGGCGGCAACAGGCGAGACGACGATCTTCATGCGGCCCGGCTTCCAGTTCAAGGCGGTGGACGGGATGCTGACCAACTTCCACCTTCCGCGGTCAACGCTGCTGATGCTCGTGGCAGCGTTCACAGGATACGATCTGATCATGAAGGCTTACGAAAACGCGATCGCTGAGCGGTACCGCTTCTACTCGTACGGTGACGCTATGCTTATCGTATGA
- a CDS encoding response regulator, producing the protein MSHPAKSVLWVDDESELLESHRIFLRSKGYDVEWASNADDAVELLRRRPFDILLLDEQMPGKRGLEAYREVRELAPNLPVVMVTKSEEDSTLREAIGVNILDYLIKPINPRQVLSVITRILDGPKIRQQAVSRSFVERFRDLEAQRERDLDWRGWIERFDEFTRWDVDLAASGEMGLHDSLRGLYPNMHREFAAYMKDAYPAWLADLGGNRPPLSVDIVSEFLVPILQREKAAVFIVVDCLRLDQWRVLEPLLAPFFDVETTHYYAVLPTATPYSRNSLFSGLFPGEIASRYPDWWGTPDREDESLNAHERELLEKQLAELGGGGGVRYSKISTAANSDDLERHMGTAIAQAGISAFVFNFVDLLTHGRSESQILYEVARDEIALRQITKQWFQRSALLSLLKEASRRKVTVLLTTDHGSIHCNTPATVFAKRDATLNLRYKFGEDLRAERPEQALLFPKEEAIKLPKKGRGANTLLATGDCFFVYPTKLREYQSRYRGSFLHGGVTPEEVILPLALLTPRA; encoded by the coding sequence ATGTCGCATCCCGCCAAATCGGTATTGTGGGTCGACGACGAGAGCGAGCTGCTCGAATCGCATCGCATCTTCCTGCGCTCGAAAGGCTATGACGTCGAGTGGGCCAGCAACGCGGACGACGCCGTCGAGCTTCTCCGCCGCCGGCCCTTCGACATCCTGCTCCTCGACGAGCAGATGCCGGGCAAGCGCGGGCTCGAGGCCTATCGCGAAGTCCGGGAGCTGGCTCCGAATCTCCCGGTCGTCATGGTCACCAAGAGCGAGGAGGACTCCACGCTCCGCGAGGCGATCGGCGTCAACATCCTCGACTACCTGATCAAGCCGATAAACCCGCGGCAGGTCCTCTCGGTCATCACGCGCATCCTGGACGGGCCGAAGATCAGGCAGCAGGCGGTCAGCCGTTCCTTCGTCGAGCGATTTCGCGACCTCGAGGCCCAGCGCGAGCGCGACCTCGACTGGCGCGGCTGGATCGAACGGTTCGACGAGTTCACGCGCTGGGACGTGGACCTCGCCGCCTCCGGCGAGATGGGGCTGCACGACTCGCTCCGCGGCCTCTATCCGAACATGCACCGCGAGTTCGCGGCCTACATGAAGGATGCGTATCCCGCGTGGCTCGCCGACCTCGGCGGCAACAGGCCGCCGCTGTCGGTGGACATCGTCTCGGAATTCCTCGTTCCGATCCTGCAGCGCGAGAAAGCGGCGGTCTTCATCGTGGTGGACTGCCTCCGCCTCGACCAGTGGCGCGTGCTCGAGCCGCTGCTCGCGCCGTTCTTCGACGTCGAGACCACGCACTACTACGCGGTCCTTCCCACCGCGACACCGTACTCGCGCAACTCGCTTTTCAGCGGGCTCTTTCCCGGCGAGATCGCGAGCCGGTATCCGGACTGGTGGGGCACCCCCGACCGCGAGGACGAGTCGCTCAACGCGCACGAGCGCGAGCTGCTCGAGAAGCAGCTCGCCGAGCTGGGTGGCGGGGGCGGAGTGCGCTACAGCAAGATCTCGACGGCGGCGAACTCCGACGATCTCGAGCGCCACATGGGCACGGCCATCGCGCAGGCCGGCATCAGCGCGTTCGTCTTCAACTTCGTGGACCTGCTCACCCACGGCCGCAGCGAATCACAGATCCTGTACGAGGTCGCGCGCGACGAGATCGCGCTCAGACAGATCACGAAGCAGTGGTTCCAGCGCTCCGCGCTGCTCAGTCTCCTCAAGGAAGCGTCGCGCCGGAAGGTAACAGTGCTGCTCACGACCGATCACGGGTCGATTCACTGCAACACGCCGGCGACGGTCTTCGCCAAGCGCGACGCGACGCTCAACCTTCGCTACAAGTTCGGCGAGGATCTCCGCGCCGAACGCCCCGAGCAGGCACTGCTCTTTCCGAAGGAGGAAGCGATCAAGCTGCCGAAGAAAGGGCGCGGCGCGAACACGCTCCTGGCCACCGGCGACTGCTTCTTCGTGTATCCCACGAAGCTGCGGGAGTATCAGAGCAGGTACCGCGGATCGTTCCTGCACGGCGGAGTGACGCCGGAGGAAGTCATTCTGCCGCTGGCGCTGCTGACTCCGCGAGCCTGA
- a CDS encoding ABC transporter ATP-binding protein: MYRRLLPYLRPHAWRMGATMLCNIAAAVLDAFTLALLIPFLNILFDQPAISLKAGWVSDLLNATVGALLDPADKMGSLRGVILIVVATMLLKNLLVWLSSSLGATLQEYVTRDLRNAVYRHLVKLPLGYFTRMKSGQILSRIINDTAETRVVLTHLMTHSLRSVALVISYLAFLVGISWKLTLISLFVVPVLIGAMQPMLRKLRKGARRRGAVHGEMTSVVQETVGGIRLVKSFGAERYEERRFLEASGSYANSTIKLTRLAYLAPPLTEVVGTIMALFLLWIGAQEVLLHRTMSGADLIAFLMFVLRLLSPLKQLSQVPTLAQSSLASAERLFDVLDAPAETQLDKGRVATATFEQEVAFDRVSFAYDGEPVLQNVSFTAPKGSVVALVGPSGAGKTTLVDLIPRFYQPDRGRITIDGVDTREIRLDALRSLMGIVGQDTVLFNDTVRSNIAYGAPEQFPAGRIEEAAKAANAHDFITELPEGYGTILGERGTRLSGGQRQRIAIARALLHDPPILILDEATSALDTESERLVQEAIERLLAGRTVFVIAHRLSTIVHADIILVMDRGVVVERGTHTELMAKKGVYNRLYSLQFREADVVGAGVGAGI, encoded by the coding sequence GTGTACCGCCGCCTGCTGCCATATCTGCGACCGCATGCGTGGCGGATGGGTGCCACGATGCTGTGCAACATCGCCGCGGCGGTGCTCGACGCCTTCACGCTCGCGCTGCTGATTCCTTTCCTCAACATCCTGTTCGATCAGCCGGCCATCTCACTCAAGGCAGGTTGGGTGAGCGACCTCCTCAACGCCACGGTCGGCGCGCTGCTCGATCCCGCCGACAAGATGGGATCGCTGCGAGGTGTCATTCTCATCGTCGTCGCGACGATGCTGCTCAAGAACCTGCTCGTCTGGCTCAGCTCCTCTCTCGGTGCCACGCTGCAGGAGTACGTCACCCGCGATCTCCGCAACGCGGTTTACCGGCATCTGGTGAAGCTCCCTCTCGGCTACTTCACGCGGATGAAGAGCGGTCAGATTCTCTCGCGCATAATCAACGACACCGCGGAGACCCGCGTGGTGCTGACCCACCTGATGACGCACTCGCTGCGGAGTGTCGCGCTGGTGATCAGCTACCTGGCGTTTCTCGTGGGAATCTCGTGGAAGCTGACGTTGATCTCGCTGTTCGTGGTGCCGGTCCTGATCGGCGCGATGCAGCCGATGCTGCGCAAGCTTCGGAAGGGGGCGCGCCGCCGGGGCGCCGTCCACGGCGAGATGACCAGCGTCGTGCAGGAAACGGTTGGCGGCATTCGACTGGTGAAATCCTTCGGGGCGGAGCGGTATGAGGAGCGGCGGTTCCTCGAGGCGAGTGGGAGTTACGCCAACAGCACCATCAAGCTGACGCGGCTGGCGTATCTGGCGCCGCCTCTCACGGAGGTAGTCGGAACGATCATGGCGCTGTTCCTGCTATGGATCGGCGCCCAGGAAGTTCTCCTGCACCGGACGATGTCCGGCGCCGACCTGATCGCCTTTCTCATGTTCGTACTACGCTTGCTGAGCCCGCTCAAGCAGCTGTCGCAGGTCCCGACCCTCGCGCAGTCGTCGCTCGCGTCCGCCGAGCGGCTGTTCGACGTGCTCGACGCGCCGGCGGAGACGCAGCTCGACAAGGGCAGGGTCGCGACCGCGACGTTCGAGCAGGAAGTGGCGTTCGACAGAGTCTCGTTCGCCTACGATGGGGAGCCCGTGCTGCAGAACGTGAGCTTCACCGCTCCGAAAGGCTCGGTGGTCGCGCTGGTGGGGCCGAGCGGCGCGGGCAAAACCACACTCGTCGATCTAATCCCGCGATTCTATCAGCCCGATCGGGGGCGGATCACGATCGACGGCGTGGACACGCGGGAGATCCGGCTGGACGCGCTGCGCAGCCTGATGGGTATCGTCGGACAGGACACCGTTCTGTTCAACGACACCGTGCGAAGCAATATCGCTTACGGCGCGCCGGAGCAGTTCCCGGCCGGCCGGATCGAGGAGGCGGCGAAAGCGGCGAACGCGCACGACTTCATCACCGAGCTGCCCGAGGGCTACGGCACTATCCTCGGCGAGCGGGGGACGCGGCTCTCGGGCGGCCAGAGGCAGCGCATCGCCATCGCCCGGGCGCTGCTGCACGACCCGCCGATCCTGATACTCGACGAGGCCACTTCCGCGCTCGACACGGAATCGGAGCGGCTCGTGCAGGAGGCGATCGAGCGGCTGCTCGCGGGGCGGACGGTGTTCGTGATCGCGCACAGATTATCCACGATCGTGCACGCGGATATCATCCTCGTCATGGATCGCGGCGTAGTGGTCGAGCGGGGAACCCACACTGAGCTCATGGCGAAGAAAGGCGTGTACAACCGGCTGTACTCTTTGCAGTTCCGCGAGGCCGACGTAGTGGGTGCCGGCGTCGGAGCGGGGATCTGA
- a CDS encoding PQQ-binding-like beta-propeller repeat protein yields the protein MSMVAWRDEPDILAALRIAWSRRAPPLRLGVALLVPVVLLASFVGCDNGPIDPDVHPRVIWKVDGTSASVQPAFDSDNVFFGSALHEVIAVDKTTGQVQWRRRTGATSQRTEGNNIVVAGDAVVMGDVDLYAFDRRTGNSRWTFAPPYAQPGFYSSATDGTRIYAGSPEGLVFAIDAATGVMRWQAEVPGDTAITAAFSPTYSEGVVFVGVKTFGSPVATGGLAAFRAATGEMLWFRSFAPELSGQGSGSLGGAVFAGSLVIAASDDGRIYGIDRGNGEVRWIAPRVHPVPPYNDTRYLAVSGDRVIATSNHVIVVGLDAATGVEVWKRSFSNMGSLYPPAVDNQALYVTGGGPLVSLRVADGTTRWQLQLTPRGDSWVTPVVDGDRLYVPELENGFYALRAN from the coding sequence ATGAGCATGGTCGCCTGGCGGGATGAGCCTGATATCCTGGCGGCTCTAAGAATTGCTTGGTCGCGTAGGGCGCCCCCCTTACGGCTCGGTGTTGCGCTGTTGGTGCCCGTCGTCTTGCTCGCTTCCTTCGTCGGCTGTGACAACGGGCCGATAGACCCTGACGTCCATCCCAGAGTCATCTGGAAAGTCGACGGGACGAGCGCAAGCGTGCAGCCTGCGTTTGACTCCGACAATGTTTTTTTTGGGTCTGCCCTTCACGAAGTAATTGCAGTTGACAAGACAACCGGGCAGGTGCAGTGGCGGAGGCGTACTGGCGCAACGTCGCAACGGACGGAAGGGAATAATATAGTCGTCGCCGGTGATGCTGTCGTCATGGGGGATGTCGATCTATATGCCTTCGATCGACGTACAGGGAATTCACGCTGGACCTTTGCTCCACCGTACGCGCAGCCCGGATTTTATTCCAGCGCCACAGACGGGACAAGGATTTATGCGGGTTCACCGGAAGGACTAGTATTCGCAATCGATGCAGCGACCGGGGTGATGCGCTGGCAAGCCGAAGTGCCGGGAGATACTGCGATCACTGCAGCCTTTTCACCGACCTATAGCGAAGGTGTTGTTTTCGTCGGGGTCAAGACGTTCGGTAGCCCTGTAGCCACCGGTGGACTCGCTGCGTTTCGGGCTGCGACTGGAGAGATGCTGTGGTTTCGTAGCTTCGCGCCGGAATTGTCGGGCCAAGGCTCCGGCTCGCTGGGTGGCGCTGTGTTTGCCGGATCTTTGGTTATTGCTGCTTCGGACGATGGACGGATTTACGGAATTGATCGGGGAAACGGCGAAGTGCGCTGGATCGCACCTCGCGTACACCCGGTTCCGCCTTATAACGATACGAGGTATCTGGCGGTTTCCGGCGACAGAGTTATCGCGACGTCGAACCACGTAATTGTAGTCGGTCTCGATGCAGCGACTGGCGTCGAGGTTTGGAAGAGATCGTTCAGCAACATGGGTTCGCTCTACCCGCCCGCGGTGGACAATCAGGCACTTTACGTAACCGGGGGAGGTCCCCTTGTCTCCTTGAGAGTGGCCGATGGGACAACCCGCTGGCAACTTCAACTCACACCTCGCGGAGACTCATGGGTCACACCCGTCGTCGATGGCGACCGGCTGTACGTGCCGGAGTTGGAGAACGGTTTTTACGCACTACGGGCAAACTGA
- a CDS encoding YebC/PmpR family DNA-binding transcriptional regulator — protein MAGHSKWKQIKRYKAVTDNRRAAHFTKLIREITVAAKMGGGDPAGNPRLRTAIDTAKAASMPKDNIERAIKKGTGELEGVEYSEVTYEGYAPGGVALMISALTDNPTRTVADVRLKLSRGGGNLGATNSVAWMFDRKGQIYLPAESLDEDNTLESALEAGASDFAREGDQFVVSTEPADLHVVKSALEASNLPIAEAEIAWIPKNTVKVEGEVAESVLKLVEELEDLDDVQKVDANFDIDVEEMAKS, from the coding sequence ATGGCTGGTCACAGCAAGTGGAAACAGATCAAGCGGTACAAGGCGGTCACCGACAACCGCCGCGCCGCGCATTTCACCAAGCTGATCCGCGAGATCACGGTGGCCGCGAAGATGGGCGGCGGCGACCCCGCCGGTAATCCGCGCCTTCGCACCGCGATCGACACCGCGAAAGCCGCCTCCATGCCGAAGGACAACATCGAGCGCGCGATCAAGAAGGGCACGGGCGAGCTCGAGGGCGTCGAGTATTCCGAGGTCACGTACGAGGGCTACGCGCCGGGAGGCGTGGCGCTCATGATATCCGCGCTCACGGACAACCCCACGCGCACGGTGGCCGACGTCCGGCTCAAGCTCTCGCGCGGCGGCGGCAACCTCGGGGCGACTAACTCGGTCGCGTGGATGTTCGACCGGAAGGGACAGATCTACCTGCCGGCGGAAAGCCTGGACGAAGACAACACGCTCGAATCGGCGCTGGAAGCGGGCGCGTCGGATTTTGCGCGCGAGGGCGATCAGTTCGTGGTCAGCACCGAGCCCGCCGACCTGCACGTGGTGAAGTCAGCGCTGGAAGCGAGCAACCTTCCGATCGCCGAGGCCGAGATCGCGTGGATCCCGAAGAACACCGTGAAAGTCGAGGGCGAGGTCGCCGAGAGCGTGCTGAAGCTCGTGGAGGAGCTCGAGGATCTCGACGACGTGCAGAAAGTGGACGCCAACTTCGACATCGACGTCGAGGAGATGGCCAAATCCTGA
- the ruvB gene encoding Holliday junction branch migration DNA helicase RuvB, with product MSRTEITTPEALTEESVVELSLRPQALNEFIGQDRVKESLRIYIEAALARREALDHTLFIGPPGLGKTTLAELIGRELGVNVRQTSGPALEKPGDLVGTLTNLRERDILFIDEIHRLRPIIEEFLYPAMEDYRIDIRLSEGPKAQTITMPVEKFTLIGATTRLGLLTPPLRARFGIEQRLNYYPTADLEQIVRRTADVLGVQVDPEGALEIATRARGTPRVANRLLRRIRDFAQVRADGRITRAVAHEALQLLEVDQFGLDEMDTRLLRAVIEKFDGGPVGIGSIAAAVGEDADTIEEVYEPFLVQNGFLHRTPRGRVATAQAYRHFGFTPPAGTGGGSQPSLFQR from the coding sequence ATGAGCCGCACCGAGATCACCACGCCGGAGGCGCTCACCGAGGAGTCGGTGGTCGAGCTGTCGCTCCGGCCGCAGGCGCTGAACGAGTTCATCGGACAGGACCGCGTGAAGGAGAGCCTCCGCATCTATATAGAAGCGGCTCTCGCCCGGCGCGAAGCGCTGGATCACACGCTCTTCATCGGCCCGCCGGGACTGGGCAAGACGACGCTCGCCGAGCTGATCGGCCGCGAGCTGGGGGTGAACGTGCGGCAAACGTCGGGGCCTGCGCTGGAGAAGCCGGGAGATCTCGTCGGCACGCTGACCAACCTGCGCGAGCGCGACATCCTGTTCATCGACGAGATCCACCGGCTGCGCCCGATCATCGAGGAGTTCCTCTATCCCGCGATGGAGGATTACCGGATCGACATCCGCCTGTCCGAGGGACCGAAGGCGCAGACGATCACGATGCCGGTGGAGAAGTTCACGCTCATCGGCGCGACGACGCGGCTCGGCCTGCTCACACCGCCGCTGCGCGCGCGGTTCGGGATCGAGCAGCGGCTCAATTATTACCCGACCGCGGACCTCGAGCAGATCGTTCGCCGCACCGCCGACGTGTTGGGCGTGCAGGTCGATCCCGAGGGTGCCTTGGAGATCGCGACCCGCGCGCGCGGGACCCCGCGCGTCGCGAACCGGCTGCTGCGCCGCATCCGTGACTTCGCGCAGGTGCGCGCGGACGGCCGCATCACGCGCGCGGTGGCGCACGAGGCGTTGCAGCTGCTCGAAGTGGACCAGTTCGGCCTGGACGAGATGGACACGCGGCTGCTGCGCGCGGTGATCGAGAAGTTCGACGGCGGCCCGGTAGGAATCGGCTCGATCGCGGCCGCGGTAGGCGAGGACGCCGACACGATCGAAGAGGTGTACGAGCCGTTCCTGGTGCAGAACGGCTTCCTGCACCGCACCCCGCGCGGCCGCGTCGCCACCGCGCAGGCGTACCGCCACTTCGGATTCACGCCGCCCGCGGGCACCGGCGGCGGGAGCCAGCCAAGTCTCTTCCAGCGCTGA
- a CDS encoding aminotransferase class I/II-fold pyridoxal phosphate-dependent enzyme — protein MMHTAARTATFGESMIREMTRVANRTGAVNLAQGFPDFPMPEPMKDAACAAIHGDINQYAITWGSPALRLAIAEKYRRWYGMEVDPETDVTVCCGGTEAMASTFLALVDPGDEVVVIEPYYENYGPDAILSAAKPVYVPLEPPNWTLDGDRLRKAFSHKTRAIVVNTPQNPSGRVFTREELSLIAELCIEHDAIAITDEIYEHILYAGSHHVLATFPGMKDRTVTISGLSKTFSCTGWRLGYAIAPQLASTAIRKVHDFLTVGAPAPLQAAGAVGMAFDSDYYNRMALDYRARRDLIMPALHEAGFKCTAPEGAYYVLADFSDLSDLADIPFAMWLAEEIGVATVPGSTFYHDAGTAKTYTRFAFCKKLETLERAAERLSKLAARV, from the coding sequence ATGATGCATACGGCCGCCCGGACCGCGACGTTCGGCGAATCGATGATCCGCGAGATGACGCGGGTCGCCAATCGCACCGGCGCGGTTAACCTCGCGCAGGGGTTTCCGGATTTCCCGATGCCCGAGCCGATGAAGGACGCGGCGTGCGCGGCGATCCACGGCGACATCAACCAGTACGCGATCACCTGGGGCTCGCCCGCGCTGCGGCTGGCGATCGCGGAGAAGTACCGCCGGTGGTACGGGATGGAGGTGGATCCCGAGACCGACGTCACCGTGTGCTGCGGCGGGACCGAGGCGATGGCATCGACTTTTCTTGCGCTCGTCGATCCGGGCGACGAGGTCGTAGTCATCGAGCCGTACTACGAGAACTACGGGCCGGACGCGATTCTATCCGCCGCCAAGCCGGTGTACGTCCCGCTCGAGCCGCCCAACTGGACGCTCGACGGCGACCGGCTGCGCAAGGCGTTTTCGCACAAGACCCGCGCCATCGTCGTCAACACGCCGCAAAATCCCAGCGGTCGCGTGTTCACCCGCGAGGAGCTGTCGCTGATCGCGGAGCTGTGCATCGAGCACGACGCGATCGCGATCACCGACGAGATCTACGAGCACATTCTCTACGCGGGCAGCCACCACGTGCTCGCGACTTTCCCCGGAATGAAGGATCGCACGGTGACGATCTCCGGGCTCTCGAAGACTTTCAGCTGTACCGGGTGGCGGCTCGGCTACGCAATCGCGCCGCAGCTCGCGTCCACCGCGATCAGAAAGGTTCATGATTTTCTGACCGTGGGCGCGCCCGCGCCGCTCCAGGCCGCCGGAGCCGTGGGGATGGCGTTCGATTCGGACTACTACAACCGCATGGCGCTCGACTATCGCGCGCGCCGTGATCTCATCATGCCCGCGCTGCACGAGGCCGGCTTCAAGTGCACGGCGCCCGAGGGTGCGTACTACGTGCTCGCGGATTTCTCGGACTTGAGCGATCTCGCCGACATCCCGTTCGCGATGTGGCTCGCGGAGGAGATCGGCGTCGCGACCGTCCCGGGCTCGACGTTCTACCACGACGCCGGGACCGCCAAGACTTACACGCGCTTCGCCTTCTGCAAGAAGCTGGAGACGCTGGAGCGCGCGGCCGAGCGGCTGTCAAAGCTGGCGGCGCGCGTCTGA
- the ruvA gene encoding Holliday junction branch migration protein RuvA: MISRVAGKVASRSIDRVEIMTGGGVAYEAQIPFSVVEILPKVGEEISLPTHVVVKDDSWQLFAFSSEMERRLFRKLLTANGVGPALALGMLSALSARRLIRALQEKDIATLQGVPRVGRKTAERMVLDLGDKLDDVIEGEELTGEPVRGAGSEDAMRALISLGYSQGDAERAVRAALGGGGKSVPEVIRGALAELGKR; the protein is encoded by the coding sequence ATGATCTCGCGCGTCGCCGGCAAGGTTGCGTCCCGCTCGATCGACCGTGTGGAGATCATGACCGGCGGTGGCGTCGCGTACGAAGCGCAGATCCCGTTCAGCGTCGTGGAGATCCTCCCGAAAGTCGGCGAAGAGATCTCGCTGCCGACGCACGTCGTCGTGAAAGACGACAGCTGGCAATTGTTCGCGTTCAGCTCCGAGATGGAGCGGCGCTTGTTCCGGAAGCTCCTGACCGCGAACGGAGTCGGCCCCGCTCTCGCGCTGGGAATGTTGTCCGCTCTGTCCGCGCGCCGGTTGATCCGCGCGCTGCAGGAGAAGGACATCGCAACGCTGCAGGGTGTTCCCCGCGTCGGCCGCAAGACCGCCGAGCGGATGGTGCTGGATCTTGGCGACAAGCTCGACGACGTGATCGAGGGCGAGGAGCTCACGGGCGAGCCGGTTCGCGGAGCCGGCAGCGAGGACGCGATGCGCGCGCTGATCTCCCTCGGCTACTCGCAAGGTGACGCCGAGCGGGCCGTGCGCGCCGCGCTCGGCGGCGGCGGCAAGAGCGTCCCCGAGGTGATCCGGGGCGCGCTCGCGGAGCTGGGAAAAAGGTAG